Proteins encoded in a region of the Mycoplasma feriruminatoris genome:
- a CDS encoding BspA family leucine-rich repeat surface protein, with protein sequence MKIIKLTSFLSLSISSLFVISCTSKTDNKNINNLNQIFKDYKSSFSTFHSHNDVLDQIKIYANDLNIKDVQLKDINKKNNLLVEDNIGNKNKIDFIVNKKVVSFYLDKVLKNKVETIYNNNKTEVIQLGYKKDDLTNQIILDQISNLTIKVPKHLPLKITSLKSAFYESNAIKIENLDKWNTSNIIDASEMFKDAKKFNQNLNNWNVEKLQTSESMFEGAFSFNQNLNNWKITSLKNTSKMFWSAVKFNQNLNNWNTKNVTDMSKMFKEAYMFNQNISNWNTDNVENMEGMFSNATSFDQNLSSWKVDKVTNATGFKENINLDKNKLPKFNKNILDTVDEVSEFDY encoded by the coding sequence ATGAAAATAATAAAATTAACTAGTTTTTTAAGTTTATCAATAAGTAGTTTATTTGTTATTAGTTGTACTAGTAAAACTGATAATAAAAATATTAATAATTTAAACCAAATTTTTAAAGATTATAAAAGTTCTTTTTCAACTTTTCATTCACATAATGATGTTTTAGATCAAATAAAAATTTATGCAAATGATTTAAATATTAAGGATGTACAATTAAAAGATATTAATAAAAAGAATAATTTATTAGTTGAAGATAATATTGGTAATAAAAATAAAATAGATTTTATTGTTAATAAAAAAGTTGTGAGTTTTTATTTAGATAAAGTTTTAAAAAATAAAGTTGAAACTATTTATAACAATAATAAAACTGAAGTTATTCAATTAGGTTATAAAAAAGATGATTTAACTAATCAAATTATTTTAGATCAAATAAGTAATTTAACAATAAAAGTACCAAAGCATCTACCATTAAAAATTACTTCACTTAAAAGTGCTTTTTATGAATCAAATGCAATTAAAATAGAAAATTTAGATAAATGAAATACTTCTAATATCATTGATGCAAGTGAGATGTTTAAAGATGCTAAAAAGTTTAATCAAAATTTAAATAATTGAAATGTAGAAAAACTACAAACAAGTGAATCTATGTTTGAAGGTGCTTTTAGTTTTAACCAGAATTTAAATAATTGAAAAATTACTAGTTTAAAAAATACAAGTAAAATGTTTTGATCAGCAGTTAAGTTTAACCAAAATCTAAATAATTGAAATACAAAAAATGTAACTGATATGTCTAAAATGTTTAAAGAAGCATATATGTTTAATCAAAATATTTCAAATTGAAATACAGATAATGTAGAAAATATGGAAGGTATGTTTTCTAATGCAACAAGTTTTGATCAGAATCTAAGTTCTTGAAAAGTTGATAAAGTAACTAATGCAACTGGATTTAAAGAAAACATAAATTTAGATAAAAATAAACTACCAAAGTTTAATAAAAATATATTAGATACTGTAGATGAAGTTAGTGAATTTGATTATTAA
- the rplM gene encoding 50S ribosomal protein L13: protein MKQTTMISAKDINKKWYIVDAENKTVGRLATQVALVLRGKHKVDFTPHINNGDHVIVINAEKAIFSGKKESNKFYYQHSMHPGGLKKRSVSVQRELDPTKILERAIRLMLPKNVQGSNQYRALHVFKGSEHPFAAQKPEVLEIQTKKGDVK, encoded by the coding sequence ATGAAACAAACTACAATGATTTCTGCAAAAGACATTAATAAAAAATGATACATTGTTGATGCAGAAAATAAAACTGTGGGTAGATTAGCAACTCAAGTTGCTCTTGTATTAAGAGGAAAACACAAAGTTGATTTCACTCCACACATTAATAATGGAGATCACGTTATTGTAATTAATGCTGAAAAAGCAATTTTTTCTGGTAAAAAAGAATCTAATAAATTCTACTATCAACACTCAATGCACCCAGGTGGATTGAAAAAAAGAAGTGTATCAGTTCAAAGAGAACTAGATCCTACTAAGATTTTAGAAAGAGCTATTAGATTAATGCTTCCAAAAAACGTTCAAGGTTCAAACCAATACAGAGCTTTACATGTATTTAAAGGTTCAGAACACCCATTTGCTGCACAAAAACCTGAAGTTTTAGAAATCCAAACTAAAAAAGGAGATGTTAAATAA
- the rpsI gene encoding 30S ribosomal protein S9, translating into MFKDKVIYRGTGRRKSSVAQVILTPGSGLITVNEKPALEFFPYATLVQDLEQPLVATNTLKDFDIFVKVVGGGFTGQAGATRLGIARALLQASEDYRKLLRDQGLLTRDARIKERKKYGLRGARRAPQYSKR; encoded by the coding sequence ATGTTTAAAGATAAAGTTATTTATAGAGGAACTGGAAGAAGAAAATCTTCAGTTGCTCAAGTTATTTTAACTCCTGGTTCAGGTTTAATTACAGTAAATGAAAAACCAGCATTAGAATTCTTTCCTTATGCTACTTTAGTTCAAGATTTAGAACAACCATTAGTAGCAACTAACACTTTAAAAGATTTTGATATTTTTGTTAAAGTTGTTGGTGGAGGATTTACAGGTCAAGCTGGAGCAACTAGATTAGGTATTGCTAGAGCTTTACTTCAAGCTAGTGAAGATTATAGAAAATTATTAAGAGATCAAGGGTTATTAACTCGTGATGCTCGTATTAAAGAACGTAAAAAATATGGTCTACGTGGAGCACGTAGAGCACCTCAATACTCAAAACGTTAA
- a CDS encoding MOLPALP family lipoprotein: MRKILAIFSSLTLVSTGVFSTVLACKKNPTPTTIKPNTDTTIILKNNSLNNIKTTSATLLKQVVLADTYGYNFDFLKSYFNNKNFNEQAKRYKLNAENKDNITLTTDFDDALSTYFSKNLTIKNNQNVNLDGIKGSNVDFLTSVLPKSLFGATSEQISGAISLILENISSAGLSGLLDLAKNIDINSKFSSFVNNLKISKDLITTLLNSIFTNEKFLKELNNDIELFDAINLYKDFELSDLMNLSLLNILDGVNGLLDKNYKLISNSIKQSEDSLNVKLWDTSKTFIRKIKKIDISASSVSSSELSNNGESIIPDNIKRYISVAASLIRGLQLLQYQFSLFDETRTNDFKINDTNIFKKEKSNTDFIKETYGLNNNGSNTSNKKISSLNNASTNGSNSKTTINLKYLLDTLNYYLGNANKKENAYRLRQFLGILFSGKYTENKYKYESTNSGSTSGNGGTNNTSQEYKSLFFEFNGNGNKTLKEIKLNGLQTFLTAILFESLSNIKLQNLKIDNPIFSIAKTYIEKIDLKNFFESDVFLKKGLADVFVSLINLIIDAFISNKPILNDNFDKIIENIPLILKKITTDDLLKALFKNANGTVEIIKKILENFVKFDDISKKIEDFIKKQPTFSLVKVGIKSLIPILGENFFEYIYDKNVEQTFDTIATITDKNIIDNLSKKLNIQIPAVLGFILPYFKKLAVSLRNIFPSNVHLNLQNLFSIKLSDFIKMDNEPSFGSYYMNKSITEILNELSSSDGSSSKLKELNDSYGLKIESLKDFIKGIFKYEYKWNNGKSVEKNIFSIILENPNKFKEIIGLTNEGMKKDSKSLIDLFANKLVPGDKDKNQDSLKWFTGLLNNIINNLNKKPNFTVGLEKHFNDDKFNKFEFGETKQEKSGLITSQVVTTTVNNQKYTLIVTRDPKQSTFIVDSIKKESVQNN, translated from the coding sequence ATGAGAAAAATACTTGCTATTTTTAGTTCGTTGACTTTAGTAAGTACTGGTGTATTTTCTACAGTTTTAGCTTGTAAAAAAAATCCAACTCCAACAACTATAAAACCAAATACAGATACAACAATTATTCTTAAAAATAATTCTTTAAATAATATTAAAACTACTTCAGCTACTCTTTTAAAACAAGTAGTTTTAGCTGATACTTATGGATATAATTTTGATTTTTTAAAATCTTATTTTAATAATAAAAACTTTAATGAACAAGCAAAAAGATATAAGTTAAATGCTGAAAATAAAGATAATATAACTTTAACAACTGATTTTGATGATGCATTATCTACTTATTTTTCAAAAAATTTAACTATTAAAAATAATCAAAATGTCAATTTAGATGGTATTAAAGGAAGTAATGTTGATTTTCTAACTTCAGTTTTACCAAAATCATTGTTTGGGGCAACTAGTGAACAAATTAGTGGTGCTATTTCTTTAATTTTAGAAAACATTAGTAGTGCTGGACTTTCAGGATTACTTGATCTAGCAAAAAACATAGATATTAATTCTAAATTTTCTAGTTTTGTAAATAATCTAAAGATAAGTAAAGATTTAATAACAACACTTTTAAATTCAATATTTACTAATGAAAAATTTTTAAAAGAGTTAAATAATGATATTGAATTATTTGATGCTATTAATCTTTATAAGGATTTTGAATTATCTGATCTAATGAATTTGTCTCTTTTGAATATTTTAGATGGTGTTAATGGTCTTTTAGACAAAAATTATAAATTAATATCTAATAGTATTAAACAATCTGAAGATTCTTTGAACGTTAAATTATGAGATACTTCAAAAACTTTTATAAGAAAAATTAAAAAAATAGATATTTCAGCAAGTTCAGTTAGTTCTTCAGAGTTATCTAATAATGGAGAATCAATTATTCCCGATAATATCAAAAGATATATCAGCGTGGCTGCCAGCTTAATTAGAGGACTACAATTATTACAATACCAATTTAGTTTATTTGATGAAACTAGAACTAATGATTTTAAAATTAATGATACCAACATTTTTAAAAAAGAAAAAAGCAATACTGATTTTATTAAAGAAACATATGGACTAAACAATAATGGTTCTAATACTTCTAATAAAAAAATAAGCAGTCTTAATAACGCTTCTACTAATGGTTCTAATTCAAAAACTACTATAAATTTAAAATATTTATTAGATACTTTGAATTATTATTTAGGTAATGCAAATAAAAAAGAAAATGCTTATAGACTAAGACAATTTCTTGGTATTTTATTTTCAGGTAAATATACAGAAAACAAGTATAAATATGAAAGTACTAATAGCGGTTCAACAAGTGGTAATGGTGGGACTAATAATACATCACAGGAATATAAAAGCTTATTTTTCGAATTTAATGGGAATGGAAATAAAACTTTAAAAGAAATTAAATTAAATGGTCTTCAAACCTTTTTAACTGCCATATTATTTGAATCTCTATCTAATATCAAACTTCAAAATCTAAAGATTGATAATCCAATTTTTAGTATTGCTAAAACTTATATAGAAAAAATAGATCTTAAGAACTTTTTTGAAAGTGATGTATTTTTAAAAAAAGGATTAGCTGATGTTTTTGTATCTTTAATAAATTTAATTATTGATGCGTTTATATCTAACAAACCAATACTTAATGATAATTTTGACAAAATTATAGAAAATATACCATTAATATTAAAAAAAATAACTACAGATGATTTGTTAAAAGCTTTGTTTAAAAATGCAAATGGAACAGTTGAAATTATTAAAAAAATATTAGAAAATTTTGTTAAGTTTGATGATATTTCTAAAAAAATAGAAGATTTTATTAAAAAGCAACCAACATTTTCTTTAGTTAAAGTAGGTATTAAAAGTTTAATTCCAATTCTTGGAGAAAATTTCTTTGAATATATATATGATAAAAATGTTGAACAAACTTTTGATACTATTGCAACAATTACAGATAAAAATATAATAGATAACTTGTCTAAGAAATTAAATATACAAATACCTGCTGTTTTAGGGTTTATTTTGCCATACTTTAAAAAACTAGCTGTTAGTCTGAGAAATATATTCCCAAGTAATGTTCATTTAAATCTTCAAAATTTATTTAGTATTAAATTATCAGATTTTATTAAAATGGATAATGAACCAAGTTTTGGATCTTATTATATGAATAAATCAATAACTGAAATTTTAAATGAACTATCATCTTCAGATGGTTCTAGTTCAAAACTAAAAGAATTAAATGATAGTTATGGATTAAAAATTGAATCTTTAAAAGACTTTATAAAAGGCATTTTCAAATACGAATACAAGTGAAATAATGGAAAAAGTGTTGAGAAAAATATATTTTCAATTATTTTAGAAAATCCTAATAAATTTAAAGAAATTATAGGATTGACTAATGAAGGAATGAAAAAAGATTCAAAATCGTTAATTGATCTTTTTGCAAATAAATTAGTACCTGGTGATAAAGATAAAAATCAAGATAGTCTAAAATGATTTACTGGATTGTTAAACAACATTATTAATAATCTAAATAAAAAACCAAACTTTACTGTTGGTTTAGAAAAACATTTTAATGATGACAAGTTTAATAAGTTTGAATTTGGTGAAACTAAACAAGAAAAATCTGGTCTAATTACTTCTCAAGTCGTTACAACTACAGTTAATAATCAAAAATACACACTAATTGTAACTAGAGATCCTAAACAATCTACATTTATAGTTGATTCTATTAAAAAAGAATCAGTACAAAATAATTAA
- the leuS gene encoding leucine--tRNA ligase: MDFSHKAIEKKWQKYWKENNVYKTTNNSEKKAYVLDMFPYPSGAGLHVGHIKGYTATDVYSRFKRMQGYDVLHPIGWDAFGLPAEQYALKTGNDPREFTLKNIENFKVQLHKMGFSYDYDKEVNTADPDYYKVTQWIFKQLYKKGLAENRDIDVNWCQELGTVLANDEIIEKDGLMVSERGEHPVVKKKMRQWVLKITDYADKLLNGLDQLDWPNSVKELQRNWIGKSEGCEINFKANDINIPVFTTRADTIFGATYIVLAPENELVLKLTAPEKLEEVKKYIDLTANKSEIERKDESRTKTGVFLGTYATNPLTSEQIQIWISDYVLNDYGSGAIMAVPAHDKRDWDFATKFNLPIRFVIQTKDESKAFVGEGIHINSDFLNDLDRVQALQVIHEYVEKNNLGKKKVNYKLRDWLFSRQRFYGEPFPVLYDKDNNIILVEDDDLPVTLPKTDYIKPTNTGESPLANVKDWVNVKINDKEYRRETNTMPQSAGSSWYFIAYILANSKNNLIDLTSDEAKKRLEKWLPVDLYIGGQEHAVGHLLYSRFWTHFLYDLGLLPTSEPFQRLFNQGMILGPDNRKMSKSWGNVINPDDVIDSHGADALRLYEMFMGPLDASLPWSFDGLDASLKWLNRCYRMINKVEFSNTNNHKLDYVYNDVVKKVGQMLQELKFNTAISQLMVLVNAIYKEELTTVYKPYIEGFVKMLSLFAPHLAEELWEKLGHNTSVTLQTWPSFDETKIIKNTVTIALQVNGKLRSTIEVEKQTDKETLIKLALENENIIKFTKDHKILKCIAVIDRIVNIVID; this comes from the coding sequence ATGGATTTTTCACATAAAGCTATTGAAAAAAAATGACAAAAATATTGAAAAGAAAATAATGTTTATAAAACTACTAATAATAGTGAAAAAAAAGCTTATGTTTTAGATATGTTTCCTTATCCAAGTGGAGCTGGTTTACATGTTGGTCATATTAAAGGATATACAGCAACTGATGTTTATAGTAGATTTAAAAGAATGCAAGGTTATGATGTACTTCACCCAATTGGATGAGATGCATTCGGTTTACCAGCTGAACAATATGCTTTAAAAACAGGAAATGATCCTAGAGAATTTACTTTAAAAAATATCGAAAACTTCAAAGTCCAACTTCATAAAATGGGATTTAGTTATGATTATGATAAAGAAGTAAATACAGCTGATCCAGATTACTATAAAGTTACTCAATGAATTTTTAAACAACTTTATAAAAAAGGTTTAGCTGAAAATAGAGATATTGATGTTAATTGATGTCAAGAATTAGGAACAGTTTTAGCTAATGATGAAATTATTGAAAAAGATGGTTTAATGGTTAGTGAAAGAGGAGAGCATCCTGTTGTTAAGAAAAAAATGCGTCAGTGAGTTTTAAAAATTACTGATTATGCTGACAAACTTTTAAATGGATTAGATCAATTAGATTGACCAAATTCAGTAAAAGAATTACAAAGAAATTGAATTGGTAAATCTGAAGGTTGTGAAATTAACTTTAAAGCAAATGATATTAATATACCAGTTTTTACAACTAGAGCCGATACTATTTTTGGAGCAACTTATATTGTTTTAGCTCCAGAAAACGAACTTGTTTTAAAACTAACAGCACCTGAAAAATTAGAAGAAGTTAAAAAATATATTGACTTAACTGCTAATAAATCTGAAATTGAAAGAAAAGATGAATCTAGAACTAAAACTGGAGTGTTTTTAGGAACTTATGCAACTAATCCTTTAACTTCTGAACAAATTCAAATTTGAATTAGTGATTATGTGTTAAATGATTATGGATCAGGAGCTATTATGGCTGTTCCTGCTCATGATAAAAGAGATTGAGATTTTGCAACTAAATTTAATTTACCAATTAGATTTGTAATTCAAACAAAAGATGAGTCTAAAGCTTTTGTTGGTGAAGGAATACATATTAATTCTGACTTTTTAAATGATCTTGATAGAGTTCAAGCTTTACAAGTAATTCATGAATATGTTGAAAAAAATAATTTAGGTAAGAAAAAAGTTAATTATAAATTAAGAGATTGATTATTTTCAAGACAAAGATTTTATGGTGAACCTTTTCCAGTTTTATATGATAAAGATAATAATATTATTTTAGTTGAAGATGATGATCTACCAGTAACTTTACCAAAAACAGATTATATAAAACCAACTAATACTGGTGAAAGCCCATTAGCTAATGTTAAAGATTGAGTTAATGTAAAAATTAATGATAAAGAGTATAGAAGAGAAACTAACACTATGCCTCAATCAGCTGGTTCTAGTTGATACTTTATTGCTTATATATTAGCTAATTCAAAAAATAATTTAATTGATTTAACTAGTGATGAAGCTAAAAAAAGACTAGAAAAATGACTTCCAGTTGATCTATATATTGGTGGTCAAGAGCATGCTGTTGGTCATTTATTATATTCTAGATTTTGAACTCACTTTTTATATGATTTAGGATTATTACCAACTAGTGAACCATTCCAACGTTTATTTAATCAAGGAATGATATTAGGTCCTGATAATAGAAAAATGTCTAAATCTTGAGGAAATGTAATTAATCCAGATGATGTTATTGATTCTCATGGAGCTGATGCTTTAAGATTATATGAAATGTTTATGGGTCCTTTAGATGCTAGTTTACCTTGAAGTTTTGATGGACTAGATGCTAGTTTAAAATGATTAAATCGTTGTTATAGAATGATTAATAAAGTTGAATTTAGTAATACTAATAATCACAAATTAGATTATGTTTATAATGATGTAGTTAAAAAAGTTGGTCAAATGCTTCAAGAATTAAAATTTAATACTGCAATTAGTCAATTAATGGTATTGGTTAATGCAATCTATAAAGAAGAATTAACTACAGTTTATAAACCATACATTGAAGGTTTTGTAAAAATGTTAAGCTTATTTGCTCCACATTTAGCTGAAGAATTATGAGAAAAATTAGGACATAATACTAGTGTAACTTTACAAACTTGACCTAGTTTTGATGAAACTAAAATCATTAAAAACACAGTAACTATTGCTTTACAAGTTAATGGAAAACTAAGATCAACAATTGAAGTTGAAAAACAAACTGATAAAGAAACTCTAATAAAATTAGCTCTAGAAAACGAAAATATTATCAAATTTACAAAAGATCATAAAATTTTAAAATGCATAGCAGTTATTGATCGAATTGTCAATATAGTGATTGACTAA
- a CDS encoding ABC-2 transporter family protein, with amino-acid sequence MFNLQLWKNSFKNTLIVWLFCIPFFSFITIILLVSIKYNNQTISLELYKTVIKILFDQYGILVISTFLISGTISLITRPIEKGHLTFILSSNLSRTSIVLSRFLYFIFSITVYVLVVFIINAVFMQINHINNEQFNLANWSLQCFSFWLMISAIGSLCFMFSCIFNKGVWVLIFNGAIFTIFVASDVISQVGVSLNRDYLINFKHFTILSLIDFSKVSTKNISEFYMSFIILALIIGISTTISITSFIKKDLPL; translated from the coding sequence ATGTTTAATTTACAATTATGAAAAAATTCATTTAAAAATACATTAATAGTTTGATTGTTTTGTATTCCTTTTTTTAGTTTTATAACAATTATTTTATTAGTTTCTATAAAGTATAATAATCAAACAATAAGTTTAGAATTATATAAAACTGTAATAAAAATTCTTTTTGATCAATATGGAATTTTAGTTATTTCAACTTTTTTAATTTCAGGAACTATTTCTTTAATAACAAGACCAATTGAAAAAGGTCATTTAACTTTTATACTTTCATCTAATTTATCTCGAACTAGTATTGTTTTAAGTAGGTTTTTATACTTTATATTTAGTATTACAGTTTATGTACTTGTTGTATTTATAATAAATGCAGTGTTTATGCAGATTAATCATATAAATAATGAACAATTTAATTTAGCAAACTGAAGTTTACAATGTTTTTCATTTTGATTAATGATAAGTGCAATTGGATCATTATGTTTTATGTTTAGTTGTATTTTTAATAAAGGAGTATGAGTTTTAATTTTTAACGGAGCTATTTTTACAATATTTGTAGCTAGTGATGTTATTAGTCAAGTTGGAGTTAGTTTAAATAGAGATTATTTAATTAACTTTAAACACTTTACTATATTAAGTTTGATTGATTTTAGTAAAGTATCAACTAAAAACATTTCTGAATTTTATATGAGTTTTATAATATTAGCTTTAATTATAGGTATATCAACAACTATTAGTATTACTAGTTTTATTAAAAAAGATTTACCATTATAA
- a CDS encoding ABC transporter ATP-binding protein: MSEKIIEIKNLTKKYNNGYGIFDINLEVNKGEIYGYLGPNGAGKSTTIRHLMGYIKQNKGKATILNKDCWKHSHKIQPSVGYLPGEINYPENENGLSYIKFIYKLREQTNWDYVEKLIKYWEFNPNIKIKKMSKGMKQKLGLVLCLMHQPKVLILDEPTTGLDPLMKNKFIQLILRLKQNNTTVFLSSHIFEEIEKLCNKVAIIKNGRIINKLDLDQIKTTSDREYKITFKDHNIYRNEFLVNNNNFIATYKVPISKVNYFFNELKSYEISLFEEIPFSLENYFLKFYKKEGESN; this comes from the coding sequence ATGTCAGAAAAAATTATAGAAATTAAAAATCTAACTAAAAAATATAATAATGGTTATGGGATTTTTGATATTAACTTAGAAGTTAATAAAGGTGAAATTTATGGTTATTTAGGACCAAACGGAGCTGGAAAATCTACAACTATTAGACATTTAATGGGATATATTAAACAAAATAAAGGAAAAGCAACAATTTTAAATAAAGACTGTTGAAAACACTCACATAAAATTCAACCCTCAGTTGGTTATTTACCTGGTGAAATTAATTATCCAGAAAACGAAAATGGTTTAAGTTATATTAAATTTATTTATAAATTAAGAGAACAAACTAATTGAGATTATGTTGAAAAATTAATTAAATATTGAGAGTTTAATCCAAATATTAAAATTAAAAAAATGTCTAAAGGTATGAAACAAAAACTAGGTTTAGTTTTATGTTTAATGCATCAACCTAAAGTTCTAATTTTAGATGAACCAACAACAGGATTAGATCCTTTAATGAAAAATAAATTTATCCAATTAATTTTAAGATTAAAACAAAATAACACTACTGTTTTTCTAAGTTCTCATATTTTTGAAGAAATCGAAAAACTATGTAATAAAGTAGCAATTATTAAAAATGGAAGAATTATTAATAAACTAGATTTAGATCAAATCAAAACTACTAGTGATAGAGAGTATAAAATTACTTTTAAAGACCATAATATTTATAGAAATGAATTTTTAGTAAATAATAATAATTTCATTGCAACTTATAAAGTTCCAATTAGTAAAGTTAATTATTTTTTTAATGAATTAAAATCATATGAAATTAGTCTATTTGAAGAAATTCCTTTTTCATTAGAAAATTACTTTTTAAAATTTTATAAAAAAGAAGGAGAATCAAATTAG
- a CDS encoding TIGR04554 family membrane protein — protein sequence MFHILSEKSEELGKDIVPVSVIGLVITLAAIIFVSWLVFKNKDKLIANKNNLVIVVIGYVVLLIALILASVALAKYNSYGLANALEDLDAALSGKSNTPAKLKGLAYSGLVFSLIGAGLSGFIFTKAKK from the coding sequence ATGTTTCACATTTTATCAGAAAAATCAGAAGAATTAGGAAAAGACATAGTGCCTGTTAGTGTAATTGGATTAGTAATTACTTTAGCTGCTATTATTTTTGTTTCATGATTAGTATTTAAAAACAAAGACAAACTTATTGCAAATAAAAATAACTTAGTTATTGTTGTTATTGGTTATGTAGTTTTACTTATTGCTTTAATTTTAGCTTCAGTTGCTCTAGCTAAATATAATTCTTATGGTTTAGCAAATGCGTTAGAAGATCTAGATGCCGCATTAAGTGGGAAATCTAACACACCAGCTAAACTTAAAGGTCTTGCATATTCAGGTCTAGTATTTTCATTAATTGGAGCTGGATTATCAGGATTTATATTCACAAAAGCAAAAAAATAA
- the ptcA gene encoding putrescine carbamoyltransferase — protein MNKVRHFIDTQDLSTKEIFEIFRLMKMLKEARYSGAVPELLKNKTLAMIFEEPSTRTRVSFEAAMTLLGGHAQYLKPGELHLGVRESLYDTTKVLSHMCDGIMCRALKHETVLNLAKYADVPVLNGLTDYNHPTQVICDVFTMLEHLSKTKNKEYEDIKFDDIKVVFIGDRTNVCSSTMHITTKLGMNFVHISPKKYQSPQEWVDIANENIKQANSGSVLVTEDLEHVKNADIIYTDLWWWVDQEDEAEERVQAFKPTYQVTPELMQKAGKQALFMHCLPASRNVEVYDEVIDSEQSIAFEQAENRLTAQMGLLVYYLYPQIDKSSNAVKDYYRGKVEAFMEHQDRSWKQRYSYNNDYAEKNNK, from the coding sequence ATGAATAAAGTTCGTCATTTTATTGATACTCAAGATTTGAGTACAAAAGAAATTTTTGAAATATTTAGGTTAATGAAAATGTTAAAAGAAGCACGTTATAGTGGTGCTGTTCCTGAATTGTTAAAAAACAAAACTTTAGCAATGATTTTTGAAGAACCATCAACAAGAACGCGTGTTTCATTTGAAGCTGCAATGACTTTATTAGGTGGTCATGCACAATACTTAAAACCAGGTGAATTACATTTAGGTGTACGTGAAAGTTTATACGATACAACTAAAGTTTTATCTCACATGTGTGATGGAATTATGTGTAGAGCTTTAAAACACGAAACTGTTTTAAATTTAGCAAAATATGCTGATGTTCCAGTTTTAAATGGACTAACAGATTATAACCATCCAACTCAAGTAATTTGTGATGTGTTTACAATGTTAGAACATTTATCAAAAACTAAAAACAAAGAATATGAAGATATTAAGTTTGATGATATTAAAGTTGTATTTATTGGAGATAGAACTAATGTATGTTCATCAACAATGCATATAACTACTAAACTAGGTATGAATTTTGTTCATATTTCACCAAAAAAATATCAAAGTCCACAAGAATGAGTTGATATTGCCAACGAAAATATTAAACAAGCAAATAGTGGGTCTGTATTAGTAACTGAAGATTTAGAGCACGTTAAAAATGCAGATATTATTTATACTGATTTATGATGATGAGTTGATCAAGAAGATGAAGCTGAAGAAAGAGTGCAAGCTTTCAAACCAACTTATCAAGTAACACCAGAATTAATGCAAAAAGCAGGAAAACAAGCATTATTTATGCACTGTTTACCTGCTTCAAGAAATGTAGAAGTTTATGATGAAGTAATTGATTCAGAACAATCAATTGCTTTTGAGCAAGCTGAAAATCGATTAACAGCTCAAATGGGTCTGTTAGTTTACTATCTATACCCACAAATTGATAAATCATCTAATGCTGTTAAAGATTATTATAGAGGTAAAGTTGAAGCTTTCATGGAACATCAAGACAGATCATGAAAGCAACGTTATTCATATAATAATGATTATGCTGAAAAAAACAATAAGTAA